One window from the genome of Mauremys mutica isolate MM-2020 ecotype Southern chromosome 4, ASM2049712v1, whole genome shotgun sequence encodes:
- the LOC123369176 gene encoding uncharacterized protein LOC123369176, whose protein sequence is MAEELRTLNADLLAIRGALEADGPVGTPAAALRGKLAQEFLAAVHGFHARFAQCRRMQAVAPGELETRLQEVSGDPGCWFYIGCTRALTHYLWEAGPWGRAWQHRAAGYEKTCTYYCRPGPGAGLCTVRHLLGRFCGTHPRCLNASRVRNGPVGIVFLVTYARRGSRPGEPAEDMEVALRGIAAHFRHRGAPADELVQFLKDDFRQLMGRYPGYLAQCQAMSQIPPAHFPERAREILAGLGPAEGVLAGTVPAGVVSMRPCLWEVGAGEAQAGEKLHTYFTRLDGALDAKQLLEEIWGHPRCLNSRRRWGGRRALSEGADLVPLPSPERVWLGRPDPRPSPVPAANRERGPWRSRLCGRLDDLPPGWHLGGCPGARGLGEPWKPSRAAEICRALHPAGQEQLLGLGRGVTGLSEAALACYLRPPRWTCTAHGGDAAHPTGAFLVSTDPSPVTGLLGSDLLLTCSFPAAPRGAGEGDGQLRVSWHFQGSRVAELDGIPISTRVGAILFSQQQGHAQASLLLPRVTPADQGPYRCSVRYAGQHGEGTVRVQVAALPRVEVPSPVVQRDEDSALVCCVRGFYPQHIAVSWLRDGQELNASFVSAARRGHRDGTFSLVTVYRLTPTERDLGALFSCRARHPLLNQSRQADFRIGFRAGGLEMGLRVVLWMLRASLLLAMAMGGWLCCDTGSRPRKMVEQAMEQATQRIWDPLCQRFQRAREAISSWSR, encoded by the exons ATGGCGGAGGAGCTCCGGACCCTGAACGCGGATCTGCTGGCCATCAGGGGGGCGCTGGAGGCGGATGGCCCCGTGGGGACCCCTGCCGCGGCCCTGCGGGGGAAGCTGGCCCAGGAGTTCCTGGCCGCGGTTCACGGTTTCCACGCCCGGTTCGCTCAGTGCCGGCGGATGCAGGCGGTGGCCCCCGGCGAGCTGGAGACCCGGCTCCAGGAGGTTTCCGGGGACCCTGGCTGCTGGTTCTACATCGGCTGCACCCGGGCGCTGACGCACTATCTCTGGGAGGCTGGGCCGTGGGGCCGGGCCTGGCAGCACAGGGCAGCTGGCTACGAGAAAACCTGCACCTACTACtgccggccggggccgggggccgggctcTGCACCGTGAGGCACCTGCTGGGCCGGTTCTGTGGCACCCACCCCCGCTGCCTCAACGCCTCGCGCGTCAGGAACGGCCCAGTTGGCATCGTCTTCCTGGTGACCTATGCCCGGCGGGGCAGCCGGCCGGGGGAGCCCGCCGAGGACATGGAGGTGGCGCTGCGCGGCATCGCTGCCCACTTCCGCCACCGGGGGGCGCCGGCGGACGAGCTGGTGCAGTTCCTCAAGGACGACTTCCGCCAGCTGATGGGGCGGTACCCGGGCTACCTGGCGCAGTGCCAGGCCATGAGCCAGATCCCCCCGGCGCACTTCCCGGAGCGGGCCCGGGAGATCctggcggggctggggccggcggaGGGGGTCCTGGCGGGCACGGTGCCGGCCGGGGTGGTCTCCATGCGGCCCTGCCTGTGGGAGGTGGGGGCGGGCGAGGCGCAGGCCGGCGAGAAGCTGCACACCTACTTCACCAGGCTGGACGGTGCCCTCGACGCCaagcagctgctggaggagaTCTGGGGCCACCCCCGCTGCCTCAACAGCCGccggcgctgggggggcag GCGGGCCCTGAGCGAAGGGGCCGACCTGGTGCCACTGCCCAGCCCCGAGCGCGTGTGGCTGGGGCGTCCGGACCCCCGGCCATCGCCCGTGCCAGCAGCTAACCGCGAGCGGGGCCCCTGGAGGAGTC GGCTCTGCGGGCGCCTGGACGATCTGCCCCCCGGCTGGCACCTTGGTGGCTGTCCCGGTGCCCGGGGCCTGGGCGAGCCTTGGAAACCGAGCCGGGCGGCTGAGATCTGCCGCGCTCTGCACCCAGCCGggcaggagcagctgctggggctggggaggggcgttACAGGCCTGTCCGAGGCAGCCCTGGCCTGCTATTTAAGGCCGCCCAGATGGACGTGCACAGCGCATGGAGGAGACGCAGCACATCCGA CCGGCGCGTTCCTCGTCTCCACCGACCCCTCCCCGGTGACGGGGCTCCTGGGCTCCGACCTGCTCCTGACCTGCAGCTTCCCCGCGGCCCCGCGTGGGGCGGGCGAGGGGGACGGGCAGCTGCGGGTCAGCTGGCACTTCCaggggagcagagtggctgaGCTGGACGGGATCCCCATCAGCACCCGGGTGGGCGCCATCCTGTTCTCCCAGCAGCAGGGCCACGCCCAGGCCTCGCTGCTCCTGCCCCGCGTCACGCCGGCCGACCAGGGCCCCTACCGCTGCTCCGTCCGCTACGCCGGGCAGCACGGGGAGGGGACGGTCCGGGTGCAAGTGGCAG cgctgccgcgGGTCGAGGTGCCCAGCCCCGTGGTGCAGAGGGACGAGGACAGCGCCCTGGTGTGCTGCGTGCGGGGGTTTTACCCCCAGCACATCGCAGTGTCCTGGCTCCGGGACGGGCAGGAGCTAAACGCCTCCTTCGTCTCTGCCGCGCGCCGGGGGCACCGGGACGGGACCTTCAGCCTGGTGACCGTCTACAGATTGACCCCCACGGAGCGGGATCTGGGGGCGCTGTTCTCCTGCCGGGCACGACACCCCCTGCTGAACCAGTCCCGCCAGGCCGACTTCCGGATCGGCTTCAGGG CTGGTGGCCTGGAGATGGGGCTCAGGGTCGTGCTG